The following proteins are encoded in a genomic region of Paenibacillus sp. FSL R7-0273:
- the cobA gene encoding uroporphyrinogen-III C-methyltransferase codes for MAEKTGKVYLVGAGPGDAKLITVKGLECIRKADVLVYDRLASPRLLKQMKPGGDKIYVGKLPDRHTMKQEEINQLLVDLALEGKTVVRLKGGDPTIFGRVGEEAELLRRNGIYYEIVPGITSAISVPAYAGIPVTHRDYASSLSIITGHESPDKLDLSIHWDKVTNATGTLVFLMGVAKIGYISSQLIKHGRPPETPVALVRWGTRAEQDTLTGTLADIEAKVLAADFKPPAVIVVGEVVRQRQQLMWAEALPLFGKRIVVTRARSQASELVDRIEELGGEPYEFPVIETVMPAGEEKKAAIASALGALEAYDWVFFTSPNGVEFFWRHLAELRVDIRGLHRARIGAVGPATAAALAERGLVAEELPVRFQAEGLLEAFGPRLEAGQKVLLPRGDLAREWLSAKLRELGLEVTEIDTYETVVTGEDDIELLRLLEEKRIHAVTFTSSSTVRNFIEILARMGLEDPVAVLAGVKIACIGPVTEETAVAAGLTPGLLPDEATIEALVQELCHWNESTRVR; via the coding sequence ATGGCGGAGAAGACGGGGAAAGTATATCTGGTAGGTGCAGGACCGGGCGATGCGAAGCTGATCACTGTGAAGGGGCTGGAGTGTATCCGCAAGGCGGATGTGCTGGTCTACGACCGGCTGGCAAGTCCCCGGCTGCTGAAGCAAATGAAGCCCGGCGGAGACAAAATTTATGTCGGCAAGCTGCCCGACCGCCACACCATGAAGCAGGAGGAGATCAACCAGCTGCTGGTTGATCTTGCCCTGGAAGGCAAGACGGTGGTGCGGCTTAAGGGCGGGGACCCGACGATTTTTGGCCGGGTGGGCGAAGAAGCGGAGCTGCTGCGCCGGAACGGCATCTACTATGAGATCGTACCGGGCATTACCTCGGCGATCAGCGTGCCGGCCTATGCCGGCATTCCGGTTACCCACCGGGACTATGCCTCCTCCCTGTCGATCATTACCGGGCATGAAAGCCCGGACAAGCTGGATCTGTCCATTCACTGGGACAAGGTTACGAATGCGACCGGCACGCTGGTCTTCCTAATGGGGGTAGCTAAGATCGGCTACATCAGCAGCCAGCTGATCAAGCACGGCCGTCCGCCGGAGACCCCGGTGGCGCTCGTGCGCTGGGGCACGCGCGCAGAGCAGGATACGCTGACCGGCACGCTCGCCGACATCGAGGCGAAGGTGCTGGCGGCGGACTTCAAGCCGCCGGCGGTCATTGTCGTCGGCGAAGTGGTGCGCCAGCGCCAGCAGCTGATGTGGGCCGAGGCGCTGCCGCTGTTCGGCAAGCGCATCGTGGTCACCCGCGCCCGCAGCCAGGCGAGCGAGCTGGTGGACCGCATTGAGGAGCTCGGCGGCGAGCCGTACGAGTTCCCGGTCATTGAGACGGTCATGCCGGCAGGCGAAGAGAAGAAGGCCGCCATTGCTTCCGCGCTTGGCGCGCTGGAAGCCTATGACTGGGTCTTCTTCACGAGCCCGAACGGCGTGGAGTTCTTTTGGCGCCACCTGGCGGAGCTCAGGGTGGACATCCGCGGCTTGCACCGCGCGCGCATCGGCGCGGTGGGGCCGGCCACAGCCGCCGCGCTGGCGGAGCGGGGGCTGGTGGCTGAGGAGCTGCCCGTCCGCTTCCAGGCGGAAGGGCTGCTGGAGGCGTTTGGCCCGCGGCTGGAGGCGGGCCAGAAGGTGCTCCTGCCGCGCGGGGACCTCGCGCGGGAGTGGCTTTCGGCCAAGCTGCGCGAGCTTGGGCTGGAAGTGACCGAGATCGACACCTACGAGACGGTGGTGACGGGAGAGGACGACATCGAGCTGCTGCGCCTGCTCGAGGAGAAGCGCATCCATGCGGTTACGTTCACCAGCTCCTCGACGGTGCGCAACTTCATCGAGATCCTGGCGCGCATGGGTCTGGAAGATCCGGTGGCCGTGCTGGCCGGCGTCAAAATCGCCTGCATCGGCCCGGTGACCGAAGAAACGGCCGTTGCCGCCGGCCTGACCCCGGGCCTGCTGCCGGACGAGGCCACGATCGAAGCACTGGTGCAGGAGCTGTGCCACTGGAACGAGTCTACGCGAGTACGATAG
- the hemC gene encoding hydroxymethylbilane synthase has protein sequence MRKIIVGSRQSALALTQTGHVIDDLTRLSEKHGFGFTFEVHKIITKGDRILDVTLSKVGGKGLFVKEIEQAMLDKVIDMAVHSMKDMPSELPEGLINGAVPKRVDPRDCLIATGAAGLDELAAGARVGTSSLRRSSQLAALRPDLVIEPVRGNIDSRLKKLENGEYDAILLAAAGLTRMGWQDRVTSYLEPEVCLPAVGQGALGIECREDDAELRSLLALYNDEQTALTVAAERTFLGALNGGCQVPIGAYAVLEAEGAAVGESSDNQGSAAGGAAGQSGEAGLQGSTHSAERVITLTGMVGTPDGSVILKETMTGTDPVWLGEEVARKLIARGAEKILADTRG, from the coding sequence ATGCGCAAAATTATTGTAGGCAGCAGACAAAGCGCGCTGGCGCTGACCCAGACGGGGCATGTCATTGATGATCTGACCCGGCTGAGTGAGAAGCATGGCTTCGGGTTCACCTTTGAGGTGCACAAAATCATTACCAAAGGCGACCGCATTCTGGATGTTACCTTATCCAAGGTCGGGGGCAAAGGGCTGTTTGTGAAGGAAATCGAGCAGGCGATGCTTGATAAAGTAATCGATATGGCTGTACATAGCATGAAGGATATGCCCTCCGAACTGCCGGAGGGTCTGATTAACGGCGCTGTTCCCAAGCGGGTAGACCCGCGTGACTGTCTGATTGCAACAGGTGCAGCAGGTCTTGATGAGCTGGCCGCGGGTGCGCGTGTGGGCACAAGCAGCCTGCGCCGCTCCAGCCAGCTTGCCGCGCTACGACCGGATCTGGTTATTGAGCCGGTGCGCGGCAACATCGATTCCCGGCTGAAAAAGCTGGAGAACGGCGAATACGATGCCATCCTGCTTGCGGCAGCCGGCCTGACCCGGATGGGCTGGCAGGACCGCGTGACCTCCTACCTTGAGCCGGAGGTGTGTCTGCCTGCAGTCGGGCAAGGTGCTCTCGGTATTGAATGCCGCGAGGACGACGCCGAGCTGCGCAGCTTGCTTGCGCTATACAACGATGAGCAGACAGCTCTTACGGTGGCGGCGGAGCGGACTTTTCTAGGTGCGCTGAACGGCGGCTGCCAGGTGCCGATTGGTGCTTATGCAGTGCTTGAGGCAGAGGGCGCTGCGGTTGGAGAGAGCTCCGATAATCAGGGGAGTGCTGCCGGAGGTGCTGCGGGTCAATCCGGAGAAGCCGGGCTGCAGGGGTCAACTCATTCGGCAGAGCGGGTAATTACTCTGACAGGGATGGTAGGGACACCGGACGGGTCAGTGATCCTTAAGGAGACCATGACGGGCACAGACCCGGTATGGCTTGGTGAAGAGGTGGCCCGGAAGCTGATTGCCCGGGGCGCAGAGAAGATTCTGGCAGATACAAGGGGATGA